Proteins encoded by one window of Roseibium sp. Sym1:
- the minC gene encoding septum site-determining protein MinC produces the protein MKFKGKSFIAIVLSPEPPFSDWLGEIDRIIARSPGFFIDRPIILDVRGSKIAIEDLEQLLEELGTRSVRVMGIDGVSGTRLKPGMPPSFSGGRLASDIDVPTPSTNSPGAETAETQAKAPKAARAEEKTDTKAPTAARKKSHTSAESDDKQAAPASIVSGSSIVITEPVRSGQSILHPDGDVTVIGSVSSGAEIIAGGSIHVYGALRGRALAGVAGKDCARIFCSKLDAELVSINGLYKVADDFDGTLRNAPAQIRFENETLVFEELN, from the coding sequence ATGAAGTTCAAGGGAAAATCCTTCATTGCAATTGTCTTGAGTCCCGAGCCACCGTTTTCCGACTGGCTTGGCGAAATCGACCGCATCATCGCCCGCTCGCCGGGCTTTTTCATCGACCGGCCGATCATACTTGACGTGCGCGGCAGCAAAATCGCGATCGAAGACCTGGAGCAGCTCCTGGAAGAACTGGGGACCCGTTCCGTGCGGGTGATGGGCATCGACGGCGTTTCCGGCACCCGGCTGAAGCCAGGGATGCCGCCCAGTTTCTCCGGCGGCCGGCTTGCGTCCGATATCGACGTGCCGACGCCCTCCACGAACTCGCCGGGCGCGGAGACTGCCGAAACGCAAGCCAAGGCGCCAAAGGCAGCCCGGGCGGAAGAAAAAACCGACACGAAAGCACCGACTGCGGCGCGGAAGAAAAGCCACACGAGCGCGGAGAGTGATGACAAGCAGGCGGCGCCCGCCAGCATTGTCAGCGGCTCGTCGATCGTGATCACCGAGCCGGTCCGCTCCGGGCAGAGCATCTTGCATCCCGACGGCGATGTCACCGTGATCGGTTCGGTCAGCTCGGGCGCGGAGATCATCGCGGGCGGATCGATCCATGTTTATGGCGCCCTGCGCGGCCGGGCACTTGCAGGTGTTGCCGGCAAGGACTGTGCCCGGATCTTCTGCTCCAAACTGGATGCCGAACTGGTTTCCATCAACGGCCTCTACAAGGTGGCGGACGATTTCGACGGCACCTTGCGCAATG
- a CDS encoding ATP-binding protein encodes MTSARMRQPSIRSLLLSAIGLLLVVIMVIGAIALYTLTSAEERLDTYHGQTLAEVSDALELSGNASQLATSAPFLMTLSPSFQLESEAADILATLDRIDELGGGAPELSRPLARIRVAINDLVTVMAPQAEDAATIALIDRELDRLQRRFRRLAQEGAQPPQLRQGWSSLQQLVMAAIGALRSQELIKVGEHESNYRRIRREIGATLPPPVSDGLREVEEAVSKRGDLFALRFSGLAAKLDAENALFRIRTEVAQVNAFALNTVTDAKRRLQISRDRTTTSITFAKTVILALTGLSMIVAVGSAVFVSRYVIANLHQITAVMRRLAAGDLKAKLSRKTISRDEIGQLSEAFRKFRSNALRLERKTREVWRRNELFITVFQNISDGVAVLSPTGQIIAENGRVRELLRLMPAETGPRPNLAQLIEASPFERRSRENERAGFAEYADPTGRVLEVRRSPLPDGGSVWLFSETTERKRIDERLEEIRRVESLGKVTGEVAHDFGNILSTISGNLHLLENEPSPKAAVLRGRINDAVELGVSLIERLLAFARKQHLTPRETDIAAIAEGMEDLLSMALPETVTLTISCDDGPLCARIDPGQLESAILNLCVNAGQAISDRGRIEIGVHRFEDGAVALSVRDDGCGMDETTLRQAAEPFFSARADGEGTGLGLSMVHGFVHQSGGTIAIDSQPGQGTCVTLTFPAMDGHGQENAGPPRRTGTALVVDDDTGSARAISEMLAGFGYDVSTANSFEKARTELRRDRSLSVLVSDLQLDNGQSGWALVLQALETVPDCTAIAVSGHLPENDPIGSEFGERFAKLAKPVTAEALAAKLGEVDPVVKN; translated from the coding sequence CTGTCCGGCAACGCTTCCCAGCTGGCGACCTCGGCACCGTTCCTGATGACCCTCAGCCCCAGTTTCCAGCTGGAAAGCGAAGCAGCCGACATCCTGGCGACCCTCGATCGCATCGATGAACTGGGGGGCGGTGCTCCCGAACTGAGCCGGCCGCTCGCCCGCATCCGGGTGGCGATCAATGACCTTGTCACCGTCATGGCCCCACAGGCGGAGGATGCCGCGACCATCGCGCTGATCGACCGGGAACTCGACCGTCTCCAGCGCCGCTTCCGCAGGCTGGCGCAAGAGGGCGCGCAGCCCCCGCAGCTTCGCCAGGGCTGGTCGTCCCTGCAACAGCTCGTCATGGCCGCCATCGGCGCCCTGCGCAGCCAGGAGCTGATCAAGGTTGGCGAGCACGAGAGCAACTACCGGCGCATCAGGCGGGAGATCGGCGCCACCCTGCCCCCGCCCGTTTCGGACGGCCTTCGGGAGGTCGAGGAAGCGGTCAGCAAGAGAGGCGACCTATTCGCCCTGCGGTTTTCCGGGCTTGCGGCAAAACTGGACGCGGAGAACGCGCTGTTCCGCATCCGCACGGAAGTTGCCCAGGTGAATGCCTTTGCGCTGAACACGGTCACGGATGCCAAGCGCCGGCTGCAGATATCGCGTGACAGGACCACCACCAGCATCACCTTCGCCAAGACGGTCATTCTGGCTCTCACCGGTCTCAGCATGATCGTCGCCGTCGGATCCGCGGTGTTCGTCTCCCGCTACGTGATCGCGAACCTGCATCAGATCACCGCCGTGATGCGCCGTCTGGCGGCAGGCGATCTGAAGGCAAAACTGTCAAGGAAGACGATCTCCAGAGACGAAATCGGCCAGTTGTCCGAAGCCTTCCGCAAGTTCCGCTCCAACGCCCTGCGCCTGGAACGCAAAACCCGGGAAGTCTGGCGCCGCAACGAACTCTTCATCACCGTGTTTCAGAACATCAGCGACGGGGTCGCCGTGCTCTCGCCCACCGGGCAGATCATTGCCGAAAACGGCCGGGTCAGGGAGCTGTTGCGGCTGATGCCCGCCGAAACCGGTCCCCGCCCGAACCTTGCGCAGCTCATCGAAGCGTCCCCTTTCGAGCGGCGATCCAGAGAAAACGAACGGGCCGGGTTCGCGGAATATGCCGATCCCACCGGCCGCGTTCTGGAAGTGCGCCGCTCGCCCCTGCCGGACGGAGGCTCGGTCTGGCTGTTTTCGGAGACCACGGAGCGCAAGCGCATCGACGAACGGCTCGAGGAAATCCGCCGCGTGGAAAGTCTCGGCAAGGTCACCGGCGAAGTCGCGCACGATTTCGGCAACATCCTGTCCACTATTTCCGGCAATCTGCATTTGCTGGAAAACGAGCCGTCGCCCAAGGCCGCGGTGCTGCGCGGCCGCATCAACGACGCGGTGGAACTGGGTGTTTCCCTGATCGAAAGACTGCTCGCCTTTGCCAGAAAACAGCACCTGACCCCTCGGGAGACCGACATTGCGGCCATTGCCGAAGGCATGGAAGACCTGCTGTCCATGGCTCTTCCGGAAACGGTGACACTGACGATCAGCTGTGACGACGGTCCGCTATGCGCCCGGATCGACCCGGGACAACTGGAAAGCGCGATCCTCAACCTGTGTGTCAATGCCGGCCAGGCCATCAGCGACCGCGGCCGGATCGAGATCGGCGTCCACCGGTTCGAGGATGGCGCGGTTGCGCTGTCCGTCAGGGACGACGGCTGCGGCATGGACGAAACCACGCTGCGCCAGGCCGCGGAACCGTTCTTCAGCGCCCGCGCGGACGGAGAAGGAACGGGCCTTGGCCTGTCGATGGTTCACGGGTTCGTCCACCAGTCCGGCGGCACCATTGCCATCGACTCGCAACCGGGCCAGGGAACTTGCGTCACCCTGACGTTTCCGGCGATGGACGGGCATGGCCAGGAAAATGCCGGGCCGCCCCGGCGGACCGGCACGGCGCTTGTCGTGGACGACGATACCGGGTCCGCCCGGGCGATCTCGGAAATGCTGGCAGGTTTCGGATACGACGTCTCGACCGCCAACAGCTTTGAGAAGGCCCGGACCGAACTCCGGCGTGACCGGTCCCTGTCGGTCCTCGTCTCCGACCTGCAACTCGATAACGGGCAGAGCGGCTGGGCGCTTGTGCTACAGGCGCTCGAAACGGTTCCCGACTGCACTGCGATCGCCGTTTCCGGGCACCTGCCTGAAAACGACCCGATCGGGTCTGAATTTGGAGAGCGGTTTGCCAAGCTTGCAAAGCCGGTTACCGCGGAAGCTCTCGCGGCCAAGCTTGGCGAGGTTGACCCGGTGGTCAAGAATTGA